Proteins encoded within one genomic window of Streptosporangiales bacterium:
- a CDS encoding SPFH/Band 7/PHB domain protein, whose amino-acid sequence MEPLVLIIIVAALVAFVVVSTVRIVPQARRYNVERFGRYRVTLQPGLNLIVPVADRINTKLDVREQVFSSRPQPVITEDNLVVNIDTVLYYQITEPRAAAYEVADYLQAIDQLTVTTLRNVIGSMDLERTLTSREEINAQLRTVLDEATGKWGIRVNRVEIKAIDPPSTIKEAMEKQMRAERDKRAVILHAEGERQSKILTAEGTRQQEILVAQGDQQAAILRADGEAKAVERVFQSVHRNNADPKVLAYKYLQMLPHLADGENNTFWVIPGELTQAIRTVTDAFGDHSRMGAPAAEEDTAEASHEPANDEPLALDAATAADHATELAEAAVSEAKAEAAAAQGTSTPATDDTAHR is encoded by the coding sequence ATGGAACCATTGGTGCTGATCATCATCGTTGCGGCCTTGGTGGCGTTCGTGGTCGTGTCCACCGTGCGGATCGTCCCGCAGGCGCGCCGTTACAACGTCGAACGGTTCGGCCGCTATCGCGTGACGCTGCAACCGGGGTTGAACCTCATCGTCCCGGTGGCGGACCGGATCAACACCAAGCTGGACGTGCGGGAGCAGGTGTTCTCGTCGCGTCCGCAGCCGGTGATCACCGAGGACAACCTGGTGGTGAACATCGACACGGTGCTGTACTACCAGATCACAGAACCGCGGGCGGCGGCGTACGAGGTCGCGGACTATCTGCAGGCGATCGACCAGCTCACCGTCACCACGCTGCGGAACGTCATCGGCAGCATGGACCTGGAGCGGACGCTGACGTCGCGCGAGGAGATCAACGCCCAGCTGCGTACGGTCCTCGACGAGGCGACCGGCAAGTGGGGCATCCGGGTGAACCGGGTCGAGATCAAGGCGATCGACCCACCGTCCACCATCAAGGAGGCCATGGAGAAGCAGATGCGCGCCGAGCGCGACAAGCGCGCGGTCATCCTGCACGCCGAAGGGGAACGGCAGTCCAAGATCCTCACGGCCGAGGGCACCAGGCAGCAGGAGATCCTGGTGGCGCAAGGTGACCAGCAGGCCGCCATCCTGCGGGCCGACGGCGAGGCGAAGGCCGTCGAACGGGTCTTCCAGTCGGTGCACCGCAACAACGCCGACCCGAAGGTCCTCGCGTACAAGTACCTGCAGATGCTGCCGCACCTGGCGGACGGCGAGAACAACACGTTCTGGGTCATCCCCGGTGAGCTGACCCAGGCGATCCGCACCGTCACCGACGCCTTCGGTGACCACTCGAGAATGGGCGCGCCCGCGGCGGAGGAGGACACCGCGGAAGCCAGCCACGAACCGGCGAACGACGAGCCCCTGGCGCTGGACGCGGCGACCGCCGCCGACCACGCC
- a CDS encoding helix-turn-helix domain-containing protein, producing the protein MPINPSVPDYDLDDTLELTTPAQVRAISDSLRMTLLDLLHERAATVTELATAVGRPKSTVAHHVNVMVDAGLLRVVRTRRVRAIEERYYGRTARVVYVGLGQRPGGATIPPDQNDFAVAAEESAPAHDAHQLRSLIRHARIAPERAAEFWSRVEDLVRDFAQTPRSGDTVYGFVVGLYPTDYPTLPAADDHDPGGGT; encoded by the coding sequence ATGCCGATCAATCCCTCGGTCCCGGATTACGACCTCGACGACACCCTCGAGCTCACCACCCCGGCGCAGGTGCGGGCGATCTCCGACTCACTGCGGATGACACTGCTCGACCTGCTGCACGAGCGGGCGGCGACGGTGACCGAGCTGGCCACCGCGGTCGGGCGCCCGAAGAGCACCGTCGCGCACCACGTGAACGTCATGGTGGACGCCGGGCTGCTACGCGTCGTACGGACGCGCCGCGTACGGGCCATCGAGGAGCGCTACTACGGGCGCACCGCACGGGTGGTCTACGTCGGCCTCGGCCAGCGCCCGGGTGGCGCCACCATCCCACCGGACCAGAACGACTTCGCGGTCGCGGCCGAGGAATCGGCTCCGGCGCACGACGCGCACCAGTTGCGGAGCCTGATCAGGCACGCCAGGATCGCGCCAGAGCGCGCGGCGGAGTTCTGGAGCCGGGTGGAGGACCTGGTCCGCGACTTCGCCCAGACACCGCGTTCCGGCGACACCGTCTACGGCTTCGTCGTCGGCCTCTACCCCACCGACTACCCGACGCTGCCCGCCGCCGACGACCACGACCCGGGAGGGGGAACATGA
- a CDS encoding NfeD family protein, giving the protein MPWIVWLIAAAALGVAEFFTLTLALGLLAAAAVVAAVVAGLGAPLLLQLLAFAAAAATGLFVVRPIARRHMTQPPLARDGSDALVGKTAVVVQEVTAARGLIRLAGEEWSAHSLDETQVIPIGARVDVMEIEGATAVVYPRDLLP; this is encoded by the coding sequence ATGCCGTGGATCGTGTGGCTGATAGCCGCCGCGGCCTTGGGCGTCGCGGAGTTCTTCACGCTGACCCTGGCCCTCGGCCTGCTCGCTGCCGCCGCCGTCGTCGCGGCGGTCGTCGCCGGGCTCGGCGCCCCGTTGCTGTTGCAGCTCCTCGCGTTCGCAGCCGCGGCCGCGACCGGGCTGTTCGTCGTACGCCCCATCGCGCGGCGACATATGACCCAACCCCCGCTGGCGCGCGACGGCAGCGACGCGTTGGTCGGGAAGACGGCCGTCGTGGTCCAGGAGGTCACTGCTGCGCGCGGGCTGATCAGGCTCGCCGGCGAGGAGTGGTCGGCCCATTCACTCGACGAGACCCAGGTGATCCCCATCGGCGCGAGGGTGGACGTCATGGAGATCGAGGGCGCCACGGCAGTCGTCTACCCACGGGACCTACTGCCCTGA
- a CDS encoding dienelactone hydrolase: protein MTEVVLFHHAQGLTPGVVAFADELRRAGHTVHVPDLFDGRTFPSLAEGLDYVRELGFGAVMERGLAAVQHLGPALVYAGFSLGVLPAQQLAQTRAGARGALLVDSCVPVTEFGDAWPAGVPVQVHGMDADPIFVDEGDLDAARALVAEAENAELFLYPGKQHLFVDSSLPSYDEPAATLLTRRVLDFLATAG, encoded by the coding sequence ATGACAGAAGTAGTGCTGTTCCACCACGCGCAAGGGCTCACGCCGGGCGTGGTGGCGTTCGCGGACGAGCTGCGCCGGGCGGGGCACACCGTCCACGTCCCCGACCTCTTCGATGGACGCACGTTCCCCTCGCTGGCGGAGGGGCTGGACTACGTGCGGGAGCTGGGTTTCGGTGCCGTCATGGAGCGCGGGCTCGCGGCGGTGCAGCACCTGGGGCCGGCGCTCGTCTACGCCGGCTTCTCGCTCGGCGTGCTGCCGGCACAGCAGCTCGCCCAGACCCGCGCCGGTGCCCGCGGGGCGCTCCTCGTCGACTCCTGTGTTCCGGTGACCGAGTTCGGCGACGCGTGGCCGGCGGGCGTGCCCGTCCAGGTGCACGGCATGGACGCCGACCCGATCTTCGTCGACGAGGGCGACCTGGACGCGGCCCGGGCCCTGGTGGCCGAGGCGGAGAACGCCGAGCTCTTCCTCTACCCGGGCAAGCAGCACCTGTTCGTGGACTCCTCGCTGCCCTCCTACGACGAGCCGGCGGCGACGCTGCTCACCCGGCGCGTGCTCGACTTCCTCGCCACGGCCGGCTAG